The nucleotide sequence TACCACCCTGGGAGCGGTGGACTGGTCATCCCGGCCAAGGATGGAGATGTGATGATAGGCACCATACATGGCGGGTCGCAGGAGGTTGTCAAAGCCGGCGTCCACCAGGATATAGTCAATAGTTCCGCTGGTCTTGGTGCCCCGTACCTCGGTCAGCAGGAGTCCGGCCTCTGCTACCAGGTAGCGCCCCGGTTCCACCTCCATGGTAAGGGCTCGTCCCAGGGTTGTTTCCAGGTCGGCTTTGGTTTCCTGCCAGTCCTGGACGTAACGGGCAGCGTCGAATAGTTCTTCGCCAGGGCGGTAAGGCACCGGTAGGCCGCCGCCGCCGGACAGGGTGGTAACCGTATCGGCGGCCATGAGGGCGGCGGTGCTCAAAGCCTGACGCACGCGGGAGAGGTGCTCGAAGTCGGCTCCGGAACCGATATGCATGTGGATGCCGGTCACCTTTAGCCCCGCCTCAGCCGCCCGGTTAAGCACAGTGGGTAGCTGCGCATGCCAGATACCGTGTTTGGACCCGGGGCCGCCGGTGTTGACTTTCCGGTGGTGCCCGTAGCCAAAGCCCGGATTGATACGCAGGGTAATATTGTGGCCCGGACGGATGGCAGCGTACTGCTCGATCATGTCTGGAGAGCCGAGATTCACATGGATGTCGTGGTGCTTCAGGAGATCCAGGATGAGGTGGTCAAATAGATCGGCCGTAAAGACGATCTCTTTCTCAGAGAAGCCGGCCTGCAGAGCACGATACACCTCACCGGCGGAGACCGCATCCACCTGCACGCCCAGTCGGTGTATCCACTTGAGTAAGGTCAGGTTGGCGTTTGCCTTCAGAGCATACCGGATGATATCAAATCCCTTTAGGTCTCGCACTCGCTGGCGGATAACGTCCACATGGTAGACATACAGGGGAGTCCCGAATTCACGGGCCAGATCATATAGGAGCTGGTCGTCGAGAGACCTAGGCTTCAACGGGTGACTCCAATAAGCTCAGCCTGATCTGGCGCTGAGTGACTTGCAGCTCCACAGGCAGGGAGAGGGGGAATGTGGGACCGGCAAACATCCGTTCCAGTTCCCTGGCCCGCATATCCGGTGGTCCCGCAAACTGATGCTCTTGGGCTCAATTGGTTTCGCCCCATATAAGCCGGTAACCTGCCGCCTCCAATACCTTGCCGGCCTCGTCCAGCTGCTCCGGTTCGGCCCACTTGGAGGGAGAGACGATACCGATGGTTCCTACCGGTGGGAGGGCTTTGGGCTTGATGCGCGGTTGCCGACCGGCACTCTGGCTGAATACCATGCAGGGAATTTAAGGTAGTAGCATGGCTAATGGGGTGGCGGGTTGAACTACCGATCGCGGGATTCGCTGCTGGCTATTTGTCGGTCCCGGGTAATCGAATCTATTGACCGATTGGAGCGATATACCGCCGAGCAGGAATACTTCAATATCTCAGGGCAGTTCCATCAGCCGGATGGCAGGCAAACAGCCTAAAAAAGCAATAGGGTCTTACTTATTTGGTGTAATGAAATAACAGTTGTGATTGGCGGTTTTCCCGGAGCATGTGCTCTCGTCCAGGCATCCCCGGCCCTTGGAACGGGCCTTGAGTCTGGATTGAGGGTTTAACGGATTATGTCCCGAAACGAATTCCGATGGACATCAGGTGGATGTCTCCGAAAACCCCAAAATTCTGGAGGGCATAGTCGTAATGGATGCCTCTGAAATGAATGCCGACACCGATGGTGGCCCCTCGTTCGGTATAATTGGACATATAACCGGTCCGGGCAATAAAGGTATCGAGAAGGCGATACTCAATTCCGATATGGAGTTTCTCGCCGAAATCGCGTCCGTGCCTGGACTCAAGACCAACGATGAGATCGTGCACTGATGGATCGATCCCGAGGAGGGATAGAAGCTGGAAGGAGGAGCCGAATTTCATAACGAAGGGCAGGGGGAACGGCTCATTCACATACCGTACCTCTCTGGAAATATTCATGACCGAGGCTCCGAAAGAGATGCCGTATAGATCGAAGTCGTAATAGGCCCCCACATCCACCGCAGGTACGGTTATGGTATAATTTTTCTTGGTAATGCTGCTGTCAGGCACCGTGCCGGTGTCATCTACCTGGCCCAGGTAAGCCACACCCAAGTCCTGATGGGCCAGTTTGAAGTGGAGACCGAAGGTGAACCGATCACTGACTGCCCGGGCATAAGCGATACCAAAAGCGTTGGCATTGGGACTGAACTCGTCTGTCTCTACATAGCCGCGTTTCCAGTCCGGGGCGCTGTCGCCTGGTCCGGGGCGCCGGGTACCGTAAAAGGTGCCATAATCCATGGCAATAGCGCTCACGGCCAATACACCGATATTGCCCAGACTCAGGGCGCAAGCCATGGAGGTTTGGTTAATATCGGCAATGCCCTTTGTGTAATGGACACTCAGATCAAGGCCTGACGAGATCCACCCTAATCCGGCGGGATTCCAGAAAATCGCCGAGGAGTTATGCAGATTAGTGATCCCGAAGCCTCCTCGACCCACAACTTCGGCGTTAACCGGATTCTCGAGGAATCGGAATCCCGTTTGAGCCTGCTTCTTGATCTGCCCGTAACCGGACTGTATAGCGATGAGGAAGACAATAACTCCATAGTAGAGGAATCGTGCACGCTTCATCGGATGATCACCTTATTATGACGAATTTAACGAATTGGTCCGGGAGGGGCCGCCCCTGGATGTCCTGCGCATTGTGGACCATAAGTATGTAGATACCGCTGGCAACCAGTTGCCGGTAATCTGTCCGCAGGTCCCAGCTATTATCAGCGGTGCCGTAGTGCTCAATGCGCTTAATTAACTCACCGGTTTCGGTGTAGATGCTCAGGGTGGCTTCAATGGGTAGGTTGACAAAAAGAACCTTATTTGCTTCACCGGGGAAGCCCAGGAAACCGGCGGCGGCAGTGACCGGATTGGGCACTACCCGGACCTGATCACTCACGTCCAAACCCGGTTCGAAGCTGATAGCGGGCAGGCGG is from Candidatus Neomarinimicrobiota bacterium and encodes:
- the lysA gene encoding diaminopimelate decarboxylase: MKPRSLDDQLLYDLAREFGTPLYVYHVDVIRQRVRDLKGFDIIRYALKANANLTLLKWIHRLGVQVDAVSAGEVYRALQAGFSEKEIVFTADLFDHLILDLLKHHDIHVNLGSPDMIEQYAAIRPGHNITLRINPGFGYGHHRKVNTGGPGSKHGIWHAQLPTVLNRAAEAGLKVTGIHMHIGSGADFEHLSRVRQALSTAALMAADTVTTLSGGGGLPVPYRPGEELFDAARYVQDWQETKADLETTLGRALTMEVEPGRYLVAEAGLLLTEVRGTKTSGTIDYILVDAGFDNLLRPAMYGAYHHISILGRDDQSTAPRVVAGPLCESADIFTQGTGGLVEQRPLPPAQVGDLVCIHDVGAYGASMASNYNARLLAAEVLVEGQSSARLVRRRQTLEDMIANEIDLP
- a CDS encoding PorV/PorQ family protein is translated as MKRARFLYYGVIVFLIAIQSGYGQIKKQAQTGFRFLENPVNAEVVGRGGFGITNLHNSSAIFWNPAGLGWISSGLDLSVHYTKGIADINQTSMACALSLGNIGVLAVSAIAMDYGTFYGTRRPGPGDSAPDWKRGYVETDEFSPNANAFGIAYARAVSDRFTFGLHFKLAHQDLGVAYLGQVDDTGTVPDSSITKKNYTITVPAVDVGAYYDFDLYGISFGASVMNISREVRYVNEPFPLPFVMKFGSSFQLLSLLGIDPSVHDLIVGLESRHGRDFGEKLHIGIEYRLLDTFIARTGYMSNYTERGATIGVGIHFRGIHYDYALQNFGVFGDIHLMSIGIRFGT